The Akkermansia sp. N21116 genome includes a region encoding these proteins:
- a CDS encoding zinc-binding dehydrogenase: MQTTAKAAVLTAPKTFEIREYPIPAISDDEMLIKVEACGVCGTDGHEYNRDPFGLCPVVLGHEGTGEIVAMGKNITKDTAGNPLGLGDKIVTCIIPCGTCDACLNTPGRTNLCENVGVYGLMPDDDVHFNGYFAEYLVIRKGSTFFNVSNMTLDQCILVEPAAVVTHSLERAKSTGLLKFNSVVLVQGCGPIGLLQIATIRTLGIETIIAVDGNDSRLELAREMGATRTYNFTNYADFETLLEAVKADNGGKLADFVFQCTGVGKAGANAWKFVKRGGGLCEVGFFMDGGESIINHHYDLCNKEVTAVGSWVYSPQDYPTTFDFLKRAYSIGLPLEKLISHRFKLTEITEALETNVQMKGIKIAVICD; encoded by the coding sequence ATGCAAACCACAGCCAAAGCTGCCGTTCTGACGGCACCCAAAACCTTCGAAATCCGCGAATATCCCATTCCTGCGATCAGTGACGACGAAATGCTGATCAAAGTGGAAGCCTGCGGCGTCTGCGGAACGGACGGTCATGAATACAACCGCGATCCATTCGGACTCTGCCCCGTAGTCCTCGGCCACGAAGGTACCGGCGAAATCGTCGCCATGGGTAAAAACATCACCAAAGATACTGCCGGGAATCCTCTCGGGCTTGGCGATAAAATCGTTACCTGTATCATTCCCTGCGGTACATGCGACGCATGCCTTAATACGCCCGGACGCACCAATCTTTGTGAAAACGTCGGCGTTTATGGTCTAATGCCCGATGACGATGTCCATTTCAACGGTTACTTCGCCGAATACCTGGTCATCCGCAAAGGATCCACTTTTTTCAACGTCAGCAACATGACTCTTGACCAATGCATTCTCGTAGAACCGGCCGCCGTAGTCACCCATTCTCTGGAACGCGCCAAATCCACCGGCCTGTTGAAGTTCAATTCTGTTGTCCTCGTTCAAGGCTGCGGTCCGATCGGCTTGCTCCAAATCGCCACCATCCGCACACTTGGGATAGAAACCATCATTGCCGTGGATGGCAATGATTCCCGTCTGGAACTCGCGCGTGAAATGGGCGCTACCCGCACGTACAATTTTACAAACTATGCCGATTTCGAAACCCTCCTTGAAGCAGTCAAGGCTGACAACGGCGGTAAATTGGCCGATTTCGTCTTCCAATGTACGGGAGTGGGAAAAGCCGGAGCCAATGCCTGGAAATTTGTCAAGCGTGGCGGAGGCTTATGTGAAGTAGGCTTTTTCATGGACGGAGGAGAAAGCATCATCAACCATCACTACGACCTCTGCAACAAGGAAGTCACGGCTGTCGGCTCCTGGGTGTACAGCCCGCAGGATTACCCGACTACCTTCGACTTTCTCAAACGGGCCTATTCCATCGGCTTGCCTCTGGAAAAGCTGATTTCCCACCGTTTCAAGCTGACTGAAATCACAGAAGCTCTTGAAACCAACGTCCAGATGAAGGGCATTAAAATTGCCGTCATCTGCGACTGA
- a CDS encoding glycosyltransferase codes for MSTKLKRIFVHGFPGMYGGAGTELHHQIIAWVKMGMEVHLIPTWENVSREPLYMEMISRGIHIHAMNDWSVVEPGDPVIGFCNAEFLNNLPDIRKRTKRTVFVNCMTWLFDKEKQAMADGQIAMFLYQNEDVRQKNMPILKALNRDSAIRFSTFIPYFHADDFPFVEERSNEWFGCGRISRQDADKFARNTLHIYEYFVAPKCKRGLFLGFGEKSERKIGHPYSWIRTAANHKVVSQQDFYKHCEIVLQPTDTTENWPRIGFESMASGSVLIVDNRGGWKRLVEHGKTGWLCDNERDFIYYASKMAYEPNLRRDMAEAARERGLQLGGLKASMDSWEEIFEQMLQLPE; via the coding sequence ATGAGTACAAAATTGAAACGAATTTTCGTTCATGGTTTCCCCGGCATGTACGGTGGTGCAGGAACGGAATTGCACCATCAAATTATCGCCTGGGTCAAAATGGGAATGGAAGTTCATCTGATTCCGACCTGGGAGAACGTTTCCAGAGAACCCCTTTATATGGAAATGATTTCCCGAGGAATTCATATCCATGCCATGAACGACTGGTCCGTTGTGGAACCGGGGGATCCTGTGATCGGTTTCTGCAATGCGGAGTTTCTGAACAATCTTCCGGACATCCGCAAGAGGACGAAGAGAACAGTGTTCGTCAATTGTATGACCTGGTTATTCGACAAGGAAAAACAGGCGATGGCCGATGGGCAGATTGCCATGTTCCTGTACCAGAACGAGGATGTCAGACAAAAGAACATGCCCATTCTGAAGGCTTTGAACCGGGACTCGGCGATTCGGTTTTCGACCTTTATTCCTTATTTTCACGCAGACGATTTTCCGTTTGTCGAGGAACGTTCCAACGAATGGTTCGGCTGTGGTCGTATTTCCCGGCAGGATGCCGACAAGTTCGCCCGAAATACTCTTCATATTTACGAATACTTTGTTGCCCCGAAATGTAAACGGGGACTTTTCCTCGGATTCGGAGAGAAGAGCGAACGCAAGATTGGACACCCCTACAGCTGGATCCGTACGGCGGCCAACCATAAGGTGGTGTCGCAGCAGGATTTTTACAAGCATTGTGAGATTGTCCTCCAACCGACGGATACGACGGAAAACTGGCCGCGCATCGGTTTTGAATCCATGGCGAGCGGCAGTGTCCTGATTGTCGATAACCGCGGAGGATGGAAGAGACTTGTCGAGCACGGCAAGACGGGCTGGCTCTGCGACAACGAGAGGGACTTTATCTACTATGCCAGTAAAATGGCCTACGAACCAAATTTGCGGAGGGATATGGCGGAAGCCGCCCGTGAACGCGGTCTCCAACTAGGTGGATTGAAGGCGTCGATGGACAGCTGGGAAGAAATCTTCGAGCAGATGCTCCAACTGCCGGAATAA